Proteins from a single region of Flavobacterium sp. K5-23:
- a CDS encoding GDP-L-fucose synthase, which yields MDKSSKIYVAGHNGMVGSAIFRNLKSKGFNNIVTRTSSELNLIDQQAVASFFEIEKPEFVFLAAAKVGGILANNTLRADFIYQNIMIQSNVIHQSYKNKVKKLLFLGSTCIYPKLAPQPLREEYLLTGLLEPTNEPYAIAKIAGIKMCDAYREQYGCNFISVMPTNLYGLNDNYDLQNSHVLPALLRKFHEAKMNDEREVTVWGTGSPLREFLHADDMADACVYLMEKYNDQGFVNIGSGQEISIKDLASLIKKIVGYKGIVVFDNSKPDGAPRKVTDTTKLDQLGWKFSIFLEQGIRQVYHDTFNK from the coding sequence ATGGATAAGAGTTCAAAAATATATGTTGCGGGACACAATGGTATGGTGGGGAGCGCAATTTTTCGGAATTTAAAAAGTAAAGGATTTAACAATATTGTTACGAGAACCTCCTCCGAATTAAATTTAATTGATCAACAAGCAGTAGCTTCATTTTTTGAAATTGAAAAACCGGAATTTGTCTTTTTGGCTGCCGCCAAAGTCGGAGGGATTTTGGCTAACAATACCCTTAGAGCTGATTTTATTTATCAAAACATCATGATACAATCGAATGTTATTCATCAGAGTTATAAAAATAAAGTAAAGAAATTATTGTTTTTAGGCTCAACATGTATTTATCCAAAATTGGCGCCTCAGCCATTGCGAGAGGAATATTTGTTGACTGGATTGTTAGAGCCTACCAATGAACCTTATGCGATAGCCAAAATCGCAGGCATAAAAATGTGTGATGCTTATCGTGAGCAATATGGATGTAACTTTATTTCCGTTATGCCTACAAATTTGTACGGTTTAAATGACAACTATGATTTGCAAAATTCTCATGTGTTACCCGCTTTATTACGGAAGTTTCATGAAGCTAAAATGAATGACGAGCGTGAAGTCACGGTTTGGGGGACAGGAAGTCCTTTAAGAGAGTTTTTGCATGCGGATGATATGGCGGATGCCTGTGTTTATTTGATGGAAAAATACAACGATCAGGGGTTCGTAAATATTGGTTCAGGCCAAGAGATTTCCATAAAAGACTTGGCTTCCTTGATTAAAAAAATAGTAGGTTACAAAGGTATTGTTGTGTTTGATAATTCTAAACCCGATGGCGCTCCAAGAAAAGTAACAGATACTACAAAGCTGGACCAATTGGGTTGGAAATTTTCAATTTTTTTAGAACAAGGGATTCGACAAGTATATCACGATACATTTAACAAGTAA
- a CDS encoding ABC transporter permease, which translates to MSSSENTNTTWLFEITPKNKFFSLNLKEVWQYRDLLMLFVKRDVVTVYKQTVLGPLWYLIQPLFTSITFTIIFNNLAGISTGTVPPFLFNLAGITVWNYFTACLTGTSNTFGANAGIFGKVYFPRIIVPISIVISNLLKFGIQFLIFIAFYLFYYFQGAAISLNGISILFPLLIVVMGILGLGLGMFISSLVTKYRDFSYLIGFGVQLLMYVSAVVYPMALVAAKMPDYAWLVQYNPLAYIIETTRYMLLNVGQISIWGLGYTFAVTVFVFLVGILIFNKTEKSFIDTV; encoded by the coding sequence ATGAGTAGTTCAGAAAATACTAATACCACTTGGCTGTTTGAAATAACACCCAAAAACAAATTCTTCTCGCTGAACCTCAAGGAAGTTTGGCAGTATCGTGATTTGCTTATGCTTTTTGTGAAAAGAGATGTGGTGACGGTATACAAGCAAACCGTTTTAGGGCCGCTGTGGTATTTGATTCAGCCTTTGTTCACTTCGATTACCTTTACCATAATTTTTAATAATTTGGCTGGAATAAGTACGGGAACCGTACCTCCATTCTTGTTTAACTTAGCAGGAATAACCGTGTGGAATTACTTTACGGCCTGCCTCACGGGGACCTCAAACACTTTTGGTGCCAATGCGGGTATTTTTGGTAAAGTGTATTTCCCCCGAATTATAGTTCCCATATCCATAGTAATCTCCAATTTGTTGAAATTTGGGATTCAATTTTTAATATTTATCGCTTTTTATTTATTCTATTATTTTCAGGGCGCCGCCATAAGTTTAAATGGGATTAGTATTTTATTTCCATTGTTAATTGTAGTGATGGGGATTTTGGGATTGGGATTGGGGATGTTTATTTCTTCTTTGGTGACAAAATACAGAGACTTTAGCTACTTAATAGGTTTTGGAGTGCAATTACTGATGTATGTTTCAGCCGTGGTTTACCCTATGGCATTGGTTGCAGCAAAAATGCCGGACTATGCCTGGCTCGTTCAATACAATCCATTGGCTTATATTATAGAAACTACCCGTTATATGTTATTGAACGTGGGGCAAATTTCCATCTGGGGATTGGGTTATACTTTTGCGGTGACTGTATTTGTTTTTTTAGTAGGAATACTAATTTTTAATAAGACGGAGAAGAGTTTTATAGATACGGTTTAA